The following are encoded together in the Candidatus Hydrogenedentota bacterium genome:
- a CDS encoding glycoside hydrolase family 9 protein produces MTLHPPGRLLRLLATPVFSLLFLLCAAGDPESVTGPVLEMLPMLPNGSFDSAGDDGGVSRPTHWHVEGAGEWAADPETLLHGTASLRLSGTETVTVLSDKLPLDEDLKTVTAVAMGRGPGLGAALRWLSRDGAVLREDSFRAFPPAEPEGWTRFSLSEKTPPEGARRLVAVLSGTPSGTEPCWWDAAEITGEAHRVPTVQILHNQAGYETFAPKHFLVSANFAASDGRFALLSDDGRTLVEAPLGAGERVIGAENADWGRHYYRGDFSDHDIPGRCRIHVTLGGLEAETELFPLDFDQLWNSLADPAVNGLMSFHAPAGNARLWNDPGKGPVSDAELFLALVEAWDGVRWRVQGGFGGAALDGAVRGLLPAVVARLAAADWNTADAGEMAAWAMAMAFAARCLPAEENVLDMAERLTRHLGDHGTDGARAFSAAAALHETTREAAWLDLTRQWYPGPVAEAQTALMWYGSETDPRIITELGTALEEIGDTLLLRAKNPFGVYSTHGAVENTFFLADADADGVFPGNTHRVLLAAETMARIYRMVAKPEYLAFIHDQLNWVLGCNPLGLCLVEGAGTRPAPLVLMPEGRERDTLAGLVLNGYGPRGPGDDRPWLPAGSEDLPEPALNAFSLRNSARLIGALSHLKRIRTVIPGAAPHVPASAGKP; encoded by the coding sequence ATGACGCTGCACCCCCCAGGACGCCTCCTGCGCCTCCTCGCGACGCCCGTGTTTTCCCTTCTTTTCCTCCTGTGCGCCGCCGGGGACCCGGAATCCGTAACCGGGCCGGTGCTCGAAATGCTGCCCATGCTGCCCAACGGCTCCTTTGACTCGGCCGGTGACGACGGGGGGGTGTCCCGCCCCACGCATTGGCATGTGGAGGGCGCCGGGGAATGGGCGGCGGACCCGGAGACACTTCTCCACGGAACCGCCTCGCTGCGCCTTTCCGGCACGGAGACGGTGACGGTGCTGTCCGATAAACTACCCCTCGATGAGGACCTGAAAACCGTCACCGCCGTGGCCATGGGGCGCGGGCCGGGTCTGGGCGCCGCGCTCAGGTGGCTTTCCCGCGACGGCGCCGTCCTCCGCGAGGACTCGTTCAGGGCCTTCCCCCCGGCTGAACCGGAGGGGTGGACGCGCTTTTCCCTCAGCGAAAAGACCCCGCCGGAAGGCGCGCGGCGCCTGGTGGCCGTCCTTTCCGGCACCCCCTCCGGCACGGAACCCTGCTGGTGGGACGCGGCTGAAATCACCGGCGAGGCCCACCGTGTCCCCACCGTTCAAATCCTCCACAACCAGGCCGGCTATGAAACCTTCGCCCCCAAGCATTTTCTGGTCTCCGCCAATTTCGCCGCATCAGACGGGCGTTTCGCCCTCCTGTCCGACGATGGGCGCACCCTCGTCGAGGCCCCGCTCGGCGCGGGGGAACGGGTCATCGGCGCCGAGAACGCCGACTGGGGCCGGCACTATTACCGGGGCGACTTCAGCGACCACGACATTCCCGGACGCTGCCGCATCCATGTCACTCTGGGAGGCCTGGAGGCGGAGACAGAACTGTTCCCGCTGGATTTTGACCAGCTTTGGAACAGCCTGGCCGACCCCGCCGTTAATGGACTGATGTCTTTCCATGCCCCGGCCGGAAACGCCCGCCTCTGGAACGACCCCGGCAAGGGGCCGGTTTCCGACGCGGAGCTGTTCCTGGCCCTTGTCGAGGCCTGGGACGGGGTACGCTGGCGCGTCCAGGGCGGCTTCGGCGGCGCGGCCCTGGACGGGGCGGTCCGGGGCCTGCTGCCGGCCGTGGTGGCGCGGCTCGCCGCGGCGGACTGGAACACGGCGGACGCCGGGGAAATGGCGGCCTGGGCCATGGCCATGGCCTTCGCGGCCCGGTGCCTCCCGGCGGAGGAGAATGTCCTGGACATGGCCGAGCGCCTGACACGGCATCTGGGCGACCACGGCACGGACGGGGCGCGGGCCTTCTCGGCGGCGGCGGCGCTGCACGAGACCACGCGCGAGGCCGCCTGGCTGGACCTCACCCGTCAGTGGTATCCCGGCCCGGTGGCGGAGGCCCAGACCGCGCTGATGTGGTACGGCTCCGAGACGGACCCCCGCATTATCACTGAACTGGGCACGGCGCTGGAGGAGATCGGCGACACCCTGCTCCTGCGGGCGAAAAACCCCTTCGGCGTCTACAGCACCCACGGGGCCGTGGAAAACACGTTTTTCCTGGCGGACGCGGACGCGGACGGCGTCTTCCCCGGCAACACCCACCGTGTCCTGCTGGCGGCGGAGACCATGGCGCGCATCTACCGCATGGTGGCCAAGCCGGAATACCTCGCCTTCATCCATGACCAGTTGAACTGGGTGCTGGGATGCAACCCCCTGGGCCTGTGCCTTGTCGAGGGCGCGGGGACCCGCCCCGCGCCGCTGGTCCTCATGCCGGAGGGCCGCGAACGGGACACGCTCGCGGGGCTGGTGCTCAACGGTTACGGGCCGCGCGGACCGGGCGACGACCGGCCCTGGCTTCCCGCCGGCAGTGAGGACCTCCCGGAACCCGCCCTCAACGCCTTCTCCCTGCGCAACTCGGCGCGCCTCATCGGCGCGCTGTCCCACTTGAAACGCATTCGGACCGTCATTCCGGGGGCGGCGCCGCACGTTCCCGCAAGCGCGGGGAAACCATGA
- a CDS encoding DUF1559 domain-containing protein, translated as MRRRGFTLIELLVVIAIIGILAAILLPALARAREAARRSSCQNNLKQWGLVLKMYSNEAKGNYPTIQLGVFPQLGGGVNTGFDLGPNIFSLYPEYLTDYNIILCPSDSELSRHKADMMGPDGQPCLQVASPKAKCASAVDSSYGYVGWVFDQFGFVQPGANLGMVEMLMSQFAGDDPPNVRPPDMATGGLPQLVAMLESFVTTEMLSAVSSKNAQAIARIVDKDVSLPAQYQGLGNGGGNTIYRLREGIERFLITDINNPGAGAQAQSEVPIMFDLVAIDVTAFNHVPGGSNILFMDGHVEFQRYTERGETLVNKLVANTIGVLAPALS; from the coding sequence ATGCGTAGACGCGGATTCACACTCATCGAACTGCTGGTGGTGATTGCCATCATCGGCATCCTGGCGGCGATCCTGCTGCCGGCGCTTGCGCGCGCCCGCGAGGCGGCCCGGCGCTCGAGCTGCCAGAACAACCTGAAGCAGTGGGGCCTCGTGCTGAAGATGTACAGCAACGAGGCGAAGGGGAACTACCCGACCATCCAGCTTGGGGTTTTCCCGCAGTTGGGCGGCGGCGTGAACACCGGTTTCGACCTCGGCCCGAACATCTTCTCGCTGTATCCGGAATATCTTACGGACTACAACATCATCCTGTGCCCCTCGGACTCCGAGTTGAGCCGGCACAAGGCGGACATGATGGGCCCCGACGGCCAGCCCTGCCTCCAGGTTGCCAGCCCGAAGGCAAAATGCGCCAGCGCGGTGGACAGCAGCTACGGCTACGTCGGCTGGGTCTTTGACCAGTTCGGCTTTGTGCAGCCCGGCGCCAATCTGGGCATGGTTGAGATGCTGATGTCCCAGTTTGCGGGCGACGACCCCCCCAATGTCCGCCCCCCGGACATGGCCACCGGCGGGCTTCCCCAGTTGGTCGCCATGCTCGAGTCGTTTGTTACCACCGAGATGCTCAGCGCCGTCTCGAGCAAGAACGCGCAGGCCATCGCGCGCATTGTTGACAAGGATGTCAGCCTGCCCGCCCAGTATCAAGGTCTGGGCAACGGCGGCGGCAACACCATCTACCGCCTGCGCGAGGGCATCGAGCGCTTCCTCATCACGGACATCAACAATCCCGGCGCGGGCGCCCAGGCGCAGAGCGAGGTGCCGATCATGTTCGACCTGGTGGCCATTGACGTCACCGCGTTCAACCATGTCCCCGGCGGCTCGAACATCCTGTTCATGGACGGCCATGTGGAGTTCCAGCGGTACACCGAGCGCGGCGAGACTTTGGTGAACAAGCTGGTGGCGAACACCATCGGCGTGCTGGCCCCGGCCCTGAGCTAA
- the ftsA gene encoding cell division protein FtsA yields MARKGETVVAVDFGARAVRVLIAEQMGDGSVRYRGDGSSPSRGCVRQGQIQNQSMAQKALRTALEEARKKAGTGLPSLFCGITAETVRSVIQEGRVPLESGVTELEHLDMARYNAEQASLNPGTRNICPVSSQEWYVDNTRVSEPLGIRGSVLLARLHFAQIPTVVEDNLRACVESQNRMVEDFVYTPIAAALGCLTPEDMQLGVAVVDLGHSGMGISVYRNLSIMGTATLDCGAAHIINDMSAGLKVPFDEAADILREYGVSKRSIMNLRQDADVEDTASAAAASEGTMVKLKNPVSGAPDRVPRKLVDLIVYERCNEIAESVAKFLRQHRLGPLLARGIVLTGGGANIHNFDLLLEAVCGINVRVGLPEGMDSMPQHFNAPENTPLVGIVRHGLDYRAAVRSGLIDQRGSVMGKKLRRVFKGIRETFF; encoded by the coding sequence TTGGCCAGGAAAGGTGAGACGGTCGTTGCGGTGGATTTCGGCGCGCGCGCCGTGCGCGTCCTGATCGCCGAGCAGATGGGCGACGGGTCCGTGCGCTACCGGGGCGACGGGTCCAGCCCCTCGCGGGGCTGCGTGCGGCAGGGGCAAATCCAGAACCAGAGCATGGCCCAGAAGGCGCTTCGCACCGCCCTCGAGGAGGCGCGGAAAAAGGCGGGCACGGGGCTGCCGTCCCTGTTCTGCGGCATCACCGCGGAGACGGTGCGCTCGGTGATTCAGGAGGGGCGCGTCCCCCTGGAAAGCGGCGTCACGGAGCTTGAACACCTGGACATGGCCCGGTACAACGCCGAGCAGGCCTCGTTGAACCCGGGCACGCGCAACATCTGCCCCGTCTCCTCGCAGGAGTGGTATGTGGACAACACCCGCGTCTCGGAGCCTTTGGGCATCCGCGGCTCCGTGCTGCTGGCCCGGCTCCACTTCGCGCAGATTCCAACGGTCGTCGAGGACAATCTCCGCGCCTGCGTCGAGTCGCAGAACCGCATGGTCGAGGACTTCGTGTACACGCCCATCGCGGCCGCCCTGGGATGCCTTACCCCGGAGGACATGCAGCTCGGGGTGGCGGTGGTGGACCTGGGCCACTCCGGCATGGGCATATCGGTGTACCGGAACCTGAGCATCATGGGCACGGCCACCCTGGACTGCGGCGCGGCGCACATCATCAACGACATGAGCGCGGGGCTGAAGGTCCCCTTTGACGAGGCGGCGGACATCCTGCGCGAGTACGGGGTCAGCAAGCGCAGCATCATGAACCTCCGGCAGGACGCGGACGTCGAGGACACGGCGTCCGCCGCCGCCGCGAGCGAGGGGACGATGGTGAAGCTGAAGAACCCCGTAAGCGGCGCGCCGGACCGGGTCCCGAGAAAACTGGTGGACCTGATTGTCTACGAGCGCTGCAACGAGATTGCCGAGAGCGTCGCGAAATTCCTCCGCCAGCACCGCCTGGGGCCGCTTCTGGCGCGGGGCATCGTGCTGACGGGCGGCGGCGCAAACATCCACAACTTCGACCTGCTCCTCGAGGCCGTGTGCGGAATAAACGTGCGCGTCGGCCTGCCCGAGGGCATGGACTCGATGCCCCAGCATTTCAACGCGCCGGAGAACACGCCGCTGGTGGGCATCGTCCGGCACGGACTGGACTACCGCGCGGCGGTGCGCTCCGGGCTCATTGACCAGCGCGGCTCCGTGATGGGCAAAAAACTGCGGCGCGTGTTCAAGGGCATCCGGGAAACCTTTTTCTAG
- a CDS encoding glycoside hydrolase family 9 protein yields MKPCRSFLIFCCVLAPLSAAVQPPKLVWEFEARSNLYAPPLTADIHPAPGLETVISDSEARTLRCVAADGTELWAVDGGWKKRLISAAALSGPMPDGGRLLAVGNGDGSLVCLNAADGAERWRARPGAVEWGGGLWADLDGDGVQEFVLATRQDGVAAFTAAGGPLWTWRGAAGAPPVEVRGPLAALDVDGDGRAEIFGAGRWGVFCLNPDGALRWERLTGDDYDSAVTLVRLDRDAAWSALAQSADDDYLWCFDADTGAPRWKAPLLAGPDSYSGASLAAGDLDGDGVSEIIAGTRGGHVHAVNADGTLRWVFQTVKAVHIAASVGDVNGDGRPEVLAAGGDHALYCLDGGGRELWRWNTGLRLIHPPTLADVDGDGATDILVCGSDRMLRRLTLGGRHNPAAMPWPSRRHDTAQTGAAGDPKALPPRVANTRPLPVFGGFEQGKVRDGLEQFDTNSPYYQTIMSRPRGWRAADAGNDQWRIVDDPRGGGHALRVLGANELFSDFVPLPPELRAVSVAVSARHGGGASAALVWGGMPGTLREDELPGTPATPEGWSRFALENAPRPANATHVRLLLRCPAGGETLWDDADMTGYYLEPAAAQVLVNQAGYDTGAPKAFVVQANFTAADARYTVVDEDGAAVAEGSLPAPGRITGAYGSDWGHEYYRQDFSPVDAPGRYRVRVTLDGLETESWPFEVAPDRLWNAAARPGYRFFWYQRCGMEIPGFHGACHLDDSIGPDGKTQFSVTGGWHDAGDYNKYHNAPYLHGIARAYGMRPAAFDALRPEGEEGFWQEILWGGEHVRRMVMDDGSSFGSITSGYGFWGPPELETDNLPGTGDERPASRERGDNPDEHQAALARMAALMRELGRDDPGAWAEPAARSLDYALREGRRGWPQLSAAVDLFAATGEDRFAAAARELAGELLVEGKMDFTPMTVDTARRYDRAFGEDHSGMLAEGLAKKADATLALARNPFGVCAFGSPDAPNFFGTPADKGGWHVGTNSHLMESAAVVALALQYRDNPAWRVFVQDQFNWVLGLNPYNTSLMEGVGGAFPPSYHHRYVFSGVPRGAVPGSVINGITWRAVGDDRPSLDLSGVDIPAYESNECWLPHNTAFLNAIAAAYSGR; encoded by the coding sequence ATGAAACCATGCCGTTCCTTCCTGATTTTCTGCTGTGTGCTGGCCCCCCTTTCCGCGGCGGTGCAGCCCCCAAAACTCGTCTGGGAGTTTGAGGCGCGGTCAAACCTCTACGCGCCGCCCCTGACGGCGGACATCCACCCCGCGCCGGGGCTGGAGACGGTCATCAGCGACAGCGAGGCCCGCACCCTGCGGTGCGTGGCCGCGGACGGGACGGAACTGTGGGCCGTTGACGGCGGGTGGAAGAAAAGGCTCATCTCCGCCGCCGCCCTCAGCGGACCCATGCCGGACGGCGGGCGGCTGCTGGCCGTCGGCAACGGCGACGGCTCCCTGGTCTGCCTCAATGCGGCGGACGGCGCGGAGCGCTGGCGCGCGCGGCCCGGGGCGGTCGAGTGGGGCGGCGGGCTGTGGGCGGATCTGGACGGGGACGGGGTGCAGGAGTTTGTGCTGGCCACGCGGCAGGACGGCGTGGCGGCCTTCACCGCCGCAGGCGGGCCGCTGTGGACCTGGCGCGGCGCGGCGGGCGCGCCGCCCGTCGAGGTGCGCGGACCCCTGGCCGCCCTGGACGTGGACGGCGACGGGCGCGCGGAGATTTTCGGCGCGGGCCGCTGGGGGGTCTTTTGCCTGAACCCCGACGGCGCCCTCCGGTGGGAGCGCCTGACCGGAGACGACTACGACTCCGCCGTCACCCTGGTCCGGCTGGACCGCGACGCGGCGTGGAGCGCCCTGGCGCAGTCAGCGGACGACGACTACCTCTGGTGTTTCGACGCGGACACGGGCGCGCCCCGCTGGAAGGCGCCCCTGCTTGCCGGGCCGGACTCCTACAGCGGCGCGAGCCTCGCGGCGGGCGACCTGGACGGCGACGGGGTTTCTGAAATCATCGCGGGCACGCGCGGCGGCCACGTCCACGCCGTGAACGCCGACGGAACGCTGCGGTGGGTGTTCCAGACGGTGAAAGCGGTCCACATCGCCGCAAGCGTCGGCGACGTGAACGGGGACGGGCGCCCGGAGGTGCTGGCCGCGGGCGGCGACCACGCCCTGTACTGTCTGGACGGCGGCGGCAGGGAACTGTGGCGATGGAACACGGGCCTGCGGCTGATTCACCCGCCCACCCTGGCCGATGTGGACGGCGACGGGGCCACGGACATCCTCGTCTGCGGTTCCGACCGCATGCTGCGCCGCCTCACCCTGGGCGGGCGGCACAACCCCGCCGCCATGCCGTGGCCCTCGCGCAGGCACGACACGGCCCAGACCGGCGCGGCGGGAGACCCGAAGGCGCTGCCGCCCCGTGTGGCCAACACCCGGCCCCTGCCCGTCTTCGGCGGGTTTGAGCAGGGCAAGGTGCGCGACGGGCTGGAGCAGTTCGACACCAACAGTCCCTACTACCAGACCATCATGTCGCGCCCGCGCGGCTGGCGGGCCGCCGACGCCGGCAACGACCAGTGGCGCATCGTGGACGACCCGCGCGGCGGCGGGCATGCGCTCCGGGTTCTGGGCGCAAACGAGCTGTTTTCCGATTTTGTCCCCCTGCCCCCGGAGCTCCGCGCCGTGTCCGTCGCGGTGTCGGCGCGGCACGGCGGCGGCGCATCGGCGGCGCTGGTGTGGGGCGGGATGCCCGGCACGCTGCGCGAGGATGAACTTCCCGGAACCCCCGCGACACCGGAGGGCTGGTCCCGGTTCGCACTGGAGAACGCGCCCCGGCCCGCGAACGCGACCCACGTCCGCCTGCTGCTGCGCTGTCCGGCGGGGGGCGAGACTCTCTGGGACGACGCGGACATGACGGGTTATTACCTCGAACCCGCCGCCGCGCAGGTGCTGGTGAACCAGGCGGGCTACGACACGGGCGCGCCCAAGGCCTTCGTGGTGCAGGCGAACTTCACCGCCGCCGACGCCCGCTACACCGTGGTGGACGAGGACGGCGCGGCGGTGGCGGAGGGGAGCCTTCCCGCGCCGGGGCGCATCACCGGCGCCTATGGCAGCGACTGGGGGCACGAGTATTACCGGCAGGACTTCTCCCCCGTGGACGCGCCGGGGCGCTACCGGGTCCGCGTGACCCTGGACGGTCTGGAGACGGAGTCCTGGCCTTTCGAGGTCGCCCCGGACCGCCTGTGGAACGCCGCCGCGCGGCCGGGCTACCGCTTCTTCTGGTACCAGCGCTGCGGCATGGAAATCCCCGGCTTCCACGGGGCCTGCCACCTCGACGACAGCATCGGGCCGGACGGGAAGACCCAGTTCAGCGTGACGGGCGGATGGCACGACGCGGGGGACTACAACAAGTACCACAATGCCCCCTACCTCCACGGCATCGCCCGCGCCTACGGGATGCGGCCCGCCGCCTTTGACGCCCTGCGCCCCGAGGGGGAGGAGGGCTTCTGGCAGGAGATTCTCTGGGGCGGCGAACATGTGCGGCGCATGGTCATGGACGACGGGTCCAGTTTCGGCTCCATCACCAGCGGCTACGGGTTCTGGGGGCCCCCGGAACTGGAGACTGACAACCTGCCCGGCACCGGCGACGAGCGGCCCGCAAGCCGCGAGCGCGGCGACAATCCCGACGAGCACCAGGCCGCGCTGGCGCGCATGGCCGCGCTCATGAGGGAACTGGGCCGGGACGACCCCGGAGCGTGGGCGGAGCCCGCCGCGCGCAGCCTGGACTACGCCCTGCGCGAGGGCCGGCGCGGCTGGCCGCAGTTAAGCGCCGCCGTGGACCTGTTTGCCGCCACGGGGGAGGACCGCTTCGCGGCGGCGGCGCGCGAACTGGCGGGGGAACTGCTTGTCGAGGGGAAGATGGACTTCACCCCCATGACCGTGGACACCGCGCGCCGGTATGACCGCGCCTTCGGCGAAGACCATTCCGGGATGCTGGCGGAGGGGCTGGCGAAAAAGGCCGACGCGACGCTGGCCCTGGCCCGAAACCCCTTCGGCGTCTGCGCCTTTGGCAGTCCGGACGCACCCAACTTCTTCGGCACCCCCGCCGACAAGGGCGGGTGGCACGTCGGCACCAACAGCCACCTCATGGAGTCCGCCGCCGTCGTGGCGCTGGCGCTGCAATACCGCGACAACCCCGCATGGCGGGTCTTCGTCCAGGACCAGTTCAACTGGGTCCTCGGCCTGAACCCCTACAACACCAGCCTGATGGAGGGCGTCGGCGGCGCCTTCCCGCCGAGCTACCACCACCGCTACGTCTTCTCCGGCGTGCCGCGCGGCGCCGTGCCCGGCAGTGTCATCAACGGCATCACCTGGCGCGCCGTCGGCGATGACCGGCCCTCCCTCGACCTGAGCGGCGTGGACATCCCCGCCTACGAGTCCAACGAGTGCTGGCTGCCCCACAACACGGCGTTTTTGAACGCGATCGCCGCGGCCTACAGCGGGAGGTGA
- a CDS encoding MATE family efflux transporter — MSFFSNSLNEPKWTGAREVMAMSGPIILGSLSYTVMGFADRVMVGRLSGDALAAVLSADIAAFTLCTLFMGVTGVVGTFAAQCYGRGDRAQCAHYCWQGIHLSLAGILFAALLWPLSGPLFGLMRHTPEVTALELVYFRIRLFGYYFIAVMAALTGFFQAVDRPGVPMYTAIIGNGANLLLNYVLIFGKLGFPAMGIAGAATATVLAMALQTGLLLAVFLSGRFNREYGSRRAWAVDLPRIRELVRIGVPAAMSMFLDVANWWIWISFIIGRFGPVQMAANTTALSFNHICFMPVIGLHQGISAIVGQWIGRGDLVRAKARTFTAIKISMGYMVFMGAFFAVFGGVLIRLFFRPDPEIVLLGHRLLILAAFFQAFDAVNIICMGALRGAGDTRWMMWMTAFMSYGFCLPLSIFFAFVLGLETYGAWMGATLFIMVLSGVLFHRFNSGQWRHIQIFTQADAPQ; from the coding sequence ATGTCATTTTTTTCCAACAGCCTGAACGAGCCGAAATGGACCGGCGCGCGCGAGGTGATGGCCATGTCCGGCCCCATCATCCTCGGCTCGCTGTCCTACACGGTGATGGGTTTCGCGGACCGGGTGATGGTGGGCCGGCTCAGCGGGGATGCCCTTGCGGCAGTGCTCTCCGCGGACATCGCGGCGTTCACCCTCTGCACCCTGTTCATGGGCGTCACCGGCGTGGTCGGCACTTTCGCCGCGCAGTGCTACGGGCGGGGCGACCGGGCGCAGTGCGCCCACTACTGCTGGCAGGGCATCCATCTCTCCCTCGCGGGGATTCTCTTCGCCGCGCTGCTCTGGCCGCTGTCCGGGCCGCTCTTCGGCCTGATGCGCCACACCCCCGAGGTGACCGCCCTGGAGCTGGTCTATTTCCGCATCCGCCTCTTCGGCTATTACTTCATAGCGGTCATGGCGGCGCTCACGGGCTTTTTCCAGGCCGTGGACCGGCCCGGCGTGCCGATGTACACGGCCATAATCGGCAACGGCGCGAACCTTCTCCTGAACTATGTCCTCATCTTTGGCAAGCTGGGCTTTCCCGCCATGGGCATTGCCGGGGCCGCCACGGCCACGGTGCTGGCCATGGCGCTGCAGACGGGGCTGCTGCTGGCGGTCTTTCTGAGCGGGCGTTTTAACCGCGAGTACGGCAGCCGGCGCGCCTGGGCCGTGGACCTTCCGCGCATCCGCGAGCTGGTCCGCATCGGCGTGCCCGCCGCCATGAGCATGTTCCTGGACGTGGCCAACTGGTGGATTTGGATTTCCTTCATCATCGGCCGCTTCGGCCCGGTGCAGATGGCCGCGAACACCACGGCGCTGAGTTTCAACCACATCTGCTTCATGCCGGTCATCGGCCTGCACCAGGGCATTTCCGCCATTGTCGGCCAGTGGATTGGGCGGGGCGACCTTGTCCGCGCCAAGGCGCGCACCTTCACGGCCATCAAAATCTCCATGGGCTACATGGTTTTCATGGGCGCCTTCTTCGCGGTCTTCGGCGGCGTCCTCATCCGCCTTTTCTTCCGCCCGGACCCCGAGATCGTCCTGCTTGGGCACCGGCTGCTGATTCTGGCGGCGTTTTTCCAGGCCTTCGACGCCGTGAACATCATCTGCATGGGCGCCCTGCGCGGCGCGGGCGACACCCGCTGGATGATGTGGATGACCGCGTTCATGTCCTACGGGTTCTGCCTGCCGCTCTCCATCTTCTTCGCCTTTGTCCTGGGCCTGGAGACCTACGGCGCGTGGATGGGCGCCACCCTGTTCATCATGGTCCTCAGCGGCGTGCTCTTCCACCGCTTCAACAGCGGGCAGTGGCGGCACATCCAAATCTTCACGCAGGCGGACGCGCCGCAGTAG